In a genomic window of Tautonia rosea:
- a CDS encoding WD40 repeat domain-containing protein: MDDPDDKIEIGPIPVLDCTELDRQIDPPFRIRKDQSYVVSLHSVGFKSNEKVEGRAAIEYSLFVDLSNDVAPPLTYREWADFDILETARFDGHSGAVTGATFLTDDLAVSAGIDKTIRFWAVDDGSEHEVLHHSQPHARFWTNGSVALSSPHALVANSLSLWDLWGRKLIREFDVTSDPVAINDVAFFRLSSTSAGFDAAVLALYRNNSRSPRIEVWNLTTGEVLRSVETWANSAVAVDVSVLGGLLATGGPNGWVLLRNLETLKETSRLSTAWRNVRIRAVAFSSSAVLSANGDHTISAYRFPDNAWESKGCHGSSVRSIDALETDLLCCVVTASEDGLVYFWKWPSLELTHTFDGHTAAVNSAMLNQSRFGPILVVTASDDGTSRVLKLRRM; encoded by the coding sequence GTGGACGACCCTGACGACAAGATCGAAATTGGACCAATACCTGTCCTCGACTGTACGGAACTCGACCGCCAAATAGACCCGCCATTTCGAATTAGGAAAGACCAATCCTACGTTGTTTCACTTCACAGCGTGGGCTTTAAGTCAAACGAAAAGGTTGAGGGAAGGGCCGCCATCGAGTACTCCCTCTTTGTTGACCTATCAAATGACGTTGCCCCGCCGCTCACGTATCGTGAATGGGCTGACTTCGATATCTTAGAGACTGCCCGATTTGATGGGCACTCAGGCGCAGTTACGGGAGCCACGTTTTTGACGGATGACTTAGCTGTATCTGCAGGCATAGACAAGACCATCCGCTTCTGGGCCGTAGATGACGGTAGCGAGCATGAAGTTCTTCACCACAGTCAGCCCCATGCTCGTTTCTGGACTAACGGCAGCGTTGCATTGTCATCGCCTCATGCATTAGTCGCGAATTCGCTATCGCTGTGGGATCTTTGGGGCCGGAAACTCATACGCGAGTTTGACGTGACAAGTGACCCGGTGGCGATAAACGACGTCGCCTTCTTTAGGCTATCGTCCACAAGTGCCGGATTTGACGCGGCTGTTCTTGCACTATATCGGAACAACTCTCGCTCTCCTCGCATTGAAGTGTGGAATCTTACGACTGGGGAAGTGCTTCGTAGTGTTGAGACGTGGGCCAACAGCGCGGTTGCAGTCGACGTGTCTGTTTTAGGGGGTCTGCTTGCAACGGGTGGTCCTAACGGCTGGGTTCTCTTGCGTAACCTCGAGACTCTCAAAGAAACTTCTCGACTAAGTACTGCTTGGAGAAACGTAAGGATTCGGGCGGTGGCCTTTAGTAGCTCAGCAGTACTGTCTGCAAATGGCGACCATACGATTTCTGCGTACAGGTTTCCGGATAATGCCTGGGAGAGTAAAGGTTGCCACGGGAGCTCTGTTCGGTCTATTGACGCGCTAGAGACAGACCTGCTTTGTTGTGTGGTAACAGCGTCTGAAGATGGTCTAGTGTACTTTTGGAAGTGGCCCAGCCTTGAGCTGACTCATACATTTGATGGGCACACAGC
- a CDS encoding IS256 family transposase yields the protein MSQRYHVVDRPDSRAPLDPRKLAQVLAQDGQLLLPMLDLIEHAEAAVDDLIDVMGRATIEAVLLMSAAGVAGPKQQGKRADRDVVYHGSQAGRVALKERQLRVTKPRLRKRAPQSGEPGEVEVPAYEAMRKDGRLADRMLEILIAGVSTRRYEHVLPEMAETVGVSKSEVSREAIEAGERLLKGLAERDLSGPDILAVWIDGIQLGPYHVICAVGVDADSHKHVLGLREGATENSAVATALLEDLVRRGLDPERRRLFIIDGAKALRAAIDRVFGADQPVQRCRNHKLRNVTGHLPKDQHEQAKATLRAAFKLDAKEGMAKLEQYASWLEHQWPDAAGSLREGLEEMFTINRLGLPSLLRRCLGTTNLIDNGHSAARDRMRRVRNWQSGSMALRWTAAAFDAASKGFRRIIGYEHIWMLKAALEEPAKDRSLVQQAVAG from the coding sequence ATGTCCCAACGCTACCATGTCGTCGACCGGCCCGACAGCCGGGCCCCGCTCGATCCCCGGAAGCTGGCCCAGGTCCTCGCCCAGGACGGCCAGCTCCTGTTGCCGATGCTCGACCTGATCGAGCATGCCGAGGCCGCCGTCGACGACCTGATCGACGTCATGGGCCGGGCCACCATCGAGGCGGTCCTCTTGATGAGCGCCGCCGGTGTCGCCGGCCCCAAGCAGCAGGGCAAGAGGGCCGACCGCGACGTCGTCTACCATGGCTCCCAGGCCGGGCGTGTCGCCCTCAAGGAGCGGCAGCTCCGCGTCACCAAGCCGCGGCTCCGCAAGCGGGCCCCGCAGTCTGGCGAGCCGGGCGAGGTCGAGGTCCCGGCCTACGAGGCCATGCGCAAGGACGGCCGGCTGGCCGACCGGATGCTGGAGATCCTCATCGCCGGCGTCTCGACCCGGCGTTACGAGCACGTCCTGCCCGAGATGGCCGAGACCGTCGGCGTCTCCAAGAGCGAGGTCTCCCGCGAGGCGATCGAGGCCGGCGAGCGGCTGCTCAAGGGACTGGCCGAGCGTGACCTCTCGGGCCCGGACATCCTGGCCGTCTGGATCGACGGCATCCAGCTCGGGCCGTATCACGTCATCTGCGCCGTGGGCGTGGACGCCGACAGCCACAAGCACGTCCTGGGGCTGCGGGAGGGGGCGACCGAGAACTCCGCGGTGGCCACGGCCCTGCTGGAGGACTTGGTGCGACGTGGCCTCGATCCCGAGCGGCGGCGGCTGTTCATCATCGACGGGGCCAAGGCGTTGCGGGCGGCGATCGACCGCGTCTTCGGCGCCGATCAGCCGGTCCAGCGGTGCCGCAACCACAAGCTCCGCAACGTGACGGGCCACCTGCCCAAGGACCAGCACGAGCAAGCCAAGGCGACGCTCCGGGCGGCGTTCAAGCTCGATGCCAAGGAGGGGATGGCGAAGCTCGAGCAGTACGCCTCGTGGCTGGAGCATCAGTGGCCCGACGCGGCGGGCTCATTGCGAGAAGGGCTTGAGGAGATGTTCACAATCAACCGTCTGGGTCTGCCGAGCCTGCTCCGCCGCTGCCTGGGAACGACGAACCTGATCGACAACGGCCATTCGGCGGCCCGAGACCGGATGCGTCGGGTGAGGAACTGGCAGAGCGGCTCGATGGCGTTGCGTTGGACGGCGGCGGCGTTCGACGCGGCGTCGAAGGGCTTCCGCCGGATCATTGGCTATGAGCATATCTGGATGCTGAAGGCCGCCTTGGAAGAACCCGCAAAGGATCGATCGCTTGTCCAGCAGGCGGTCGCCGGATAA